In candidate division KSB1 bacterium, the following proteins share a genomic window:
- a CDS encoding L-ribulose-5-phosphate 4-epimerase has protein sequence MLGELKEEVLKANLALREYGLVTLTWGNVSGRDREKNLVVIKPSGIDYSQLSPDDMVVVDLDGKVVEGQWQPSSDTATHVALYQAFRSIGGIAHTHSDYATSFAQACLPIPCLGTTHADHFHGPIPVTRFLTADEVEREYERATGLAIVEAFAQIAPLEMPAVLVAGHGPFTWGENPMEAVNNSLVLERVAQMAFHTILLNARVGNLPDHILHKHFQRKHGPEAYYGQKKAREG, from the coding sequence ATGCTCGGGGAGCTAAAGGAAGAGGTCCTGAAAGCCAACCTCGCTCTGCGCGAATATGGGCTGGTCACCCTGACTTGGGGTAATGTGAGCGGACGCGACCGCGAAAAGAACCTGGTGGTGATCAAACCGAGCGGAATTGACTACAGCCAATTGTCCCCGGACGACATGGTAGTCGTTGACCTGGACGGCAAAGTAGTTGAGGGCCAGTGGCAGCCCTCGTCCGACACGGCGACGCACGTGGCCTTATACCAAGCCTTTCGCAGCATCGGGGGCATCGCCCATACGCACAGTGACTACGCTACCTCCTTCGCGCAGGCCTGCCTGCCCATACCGTGCTTAGGGACCACGCACGCGGACCATTTCCATGGGCCAATCCCGGTCACGCGCTTTCTGACTGCGGATGAGGTGGAGAGGGAATACGAACGCGCCACCGGTCTGGCGATTGTCGAGGCCTTTGCCCAAATCGCCCCGCTGGAAATGCCTGCCGTCCTTGTGGCCGGCCACGGACCCTTCACTTGGGGCGAGAACCCGATGGAGGCTGTCAACAACAGCCTTGTCTTGGAGAGAGTAGCCCAGATGGCCTTTCACACCATCCTGCTCAATGCGAGGGTGGGAAATCTGCCCGACCACATCTTGCACAAGCACTTTCAGCGCAAACACGGGCCTGAAGCCTATTACGGGCAGAAAAAAGCTCGTGAGGGGTGA
- a CDS encoding ribulokinase: MGKYTIGIDFGTNSCRAVIADIADGREVATQVFHYPSGTAGVVLDPADPNVARQNPADYLAGLEAVIPGVISLARENEPEFSADDIVGIGIDTTGSSPVPVDERGVPLCFHEEFRNNPAAMVWLWKDHTSYAEAQRLTEIAREMRPHYLAKIGGVYSSEWFWSKLWHLQKTAPEVFRAAHSFVEICDWIPAVLVGETRPAKIKRSTCAAGHKALFDAQWGGLPDEEFLRQLSPEVAAMRPRLYETAYCADERVGTLSPEWAQKLGLSRDVVVSVGAFDAHMGAVGAGIDVGILVKILGTSTCDIMVLPNTEKLEAIPGVCGIVDGSVIPGYYGIEAGQSAVGDIFVWFVNNLVPESFGRTADDRFERLGEAAARLKPGESGLLALDWNNGNRSILVDVRLAGLLLGQTLHTQPHEVYRALIEATAFGALTIIDRIQSYGVPVREIVNCGGLAVKNPLLMQIYADVTGRPMKVSRSQQAPALGAAMFAAVAAGKQKGGYTKVEDARQAMTGTDKIYTPQEENHRIYQRLYALYRQLHDAFGTREWSGQMYNVMKDLLDIRDRVRTEEACSGS; encoded by the coding sequence TTGGGCAAATACACCATAGGCATTGACTTTGGCACGAACTCGTGCCGGGCAGTGATTGCGGATATCGCCGACGGCAGGGAAGTGGCCACTCAGGTCTTTCACTACCCCTCCGGCACGGCGGGAGTCGTCCTGGACCCTGCCGATCCCAATGTGGCGCGGCAGAATCCGGCTGACTACCTCGCAGGCCTGGAGGCAGTGATTCCCGGGGTAATCAGCCTGGCCAGGGAAAATGAGCCGGAGTTTTCCGCCGACGACATCGTCGGCATTGGCATTGACACGACGGGGAGCAGCCCGGTGCCGGTGGACGAGCGAGGCGTGCCGCTCTGTTTCCACGAGGAGTTCCGCAACAATCCTGCGGCCATGGTCTGGCTGTGGAAGGACCACACCAGTTACGCAGAAGCGCAGCGGCTAACCGAAATTGCCCGAGAGATGAGACCGCACTACCTGGCAAAGATAGGCGGCGTCTACTCCTCGGAGTGGTTTTGGAGCAAGCTCTGGCATCTGCAGAAGACGGCCCCGGAAGTCTTTCGCGCGGCGCACAGCTTTGTGGAGATCTGTGATTGGATTCCCGCGGTGCTGGTGGGAGAGACCCGTCCTGCCAAAATCAAGCGCAGCACCTGTGCAGCCGGGCACAAGGCCCTGTTTGATGCCCAGTGGGGCGGGCTGCCTGATGAAGAGTTCCTCCGGCAGCTGTCCCCCGAGGTAGCCGCCATGCGCCCAAGGCTCTACGAGACTGCGTACTGCGCGGATGAGAGGGTCGGGACTCTGTCGCCTGAGTGGGCACAAAAGCTGGGGCTTTCCAGAGACGTTGTGGTGAGCGTAGGGGCATTCGACGCCCACATGGGGGCAGTGGGCGCAGGCATTGACGTGGGCATCCTGGTGAAGATTCTCGGCACCAGCACCTGCGACATCATGGTCCTCCCGAATACCGAGAAACTCGAGGCCATTCCCGGTGTCTGCGGAATTGTCGACGGCTCGGTGATCCCCGGTTACTACGGCATCGAAGCCGGGCAGTCAGCAGTGGGCGACATCTTTGTCTGGTTCGTCAATAACCTCGTCCCCGAGTCATTCGGCAGGACTGCCGATGACAGGTTCGAGCGGCTCGGAGAGGCCGCAGCGCGACTGAAACCGGGGGAGAGTGGGCTGCTTGCTTTGGATTGGAACAATGGCAATCGTTCGATCCTCGTGGATGTGCGTCTCGCAGGGCTGTTGTTGGGGCAGACCCTGCATACGCAGCCCCATGAGGTCTACCGCGCCCTGATTGAAGCCACCGCCTTTGGGGCGTTGACCATCATCGACCGCATTCAGAGCTACGGCGTGCCGGTACGGGAAATTGTCAACTGCGGCGGTCTGGCAGTCAAGAATCCGCTTCTCATGCAGATCTATGCGGACGTGACCGGCAGGCCGATGAAGGTCTCGCGCAGCCAGCAGGCGCCGGCACTGGGAGCGGCCATGTTTGCCGCTGTGGCTGCCGGAAAGCAGAAGGGCGGATACACCAAGGTTGAAGATGCCAGGCAGGCCATGACCGGCACCGACAAGATCTACACTCCACAGGAGGAGAACCACCGCATTTACCAACGGCTGTACGCCCTGTATCGCCAGCTGCACGATGCCTTCGGCACCCGTGAATGGTCAGGGCAGATGTACAATGTCATGAAAGACTTGCTGGACATAAGGGACAGAGTGAGGACGGAAGAGGCATGCTCGGGGAGCTAA
- a CDS encoding sodium:solute symporter — MLQTLDWLIIAVYFAIVLGIAWWVIRQRQNTSTEYFLAGRHLGWFIVGASIFASNIGSEHLVGLAGSGATDGVAMAHYELHAWCLLVLAWVMVPFYMRSRVFTMPEFLERRYSSSARTILSAISLIAYVLTKIAVGIFAGGIVFSVLLPEVHFMGMDSFWVGAILVIVLTGIYTILGGLRAVAYTEALQTIVLVVGSILVTLFGLHALGGWETLRAVAGSEMFNLWKPLVPRGVEGTWAPVMEGGRMAWYFNDNYPWIGMLFCAPIIGLWYWTTDQYIVQRALGAPNETQARRGAICAGFFKLLPVFIFIIPGMIVYALAVSGKIAVLQAQLIGEHGEIVRENAQKAFPLLVAHVLPAGARGIVVAGLLAALMSSLAGVFNASATLFTIDFYSRCRPDASQRHLVWIGRMATTVMVIIGLLWIPVIRGGKGLYDYLQGVQSYLAPPIFVVFFMGVFWKRMNARGCVTALTTGFALGLFRLAVDTPVKLFHVQYAPGSFLWIINHIYFQYYSLFITLVTVGVMILASYTAAEPPYERLTGLTFATTTDEQRRASRASWSRGDVVASVLLVLFIVMAYIYFSG, encoded by the coding sequence ATGCTACAGACCTTGGACTGGTTGATCATTGCCGTCTACTTCGCCATAGTTCTGGGCATTGCCTGGTGGGTGATCAGGCAGAGGCAGAACACCTCCACCGAGTACTTTTTGGCCGGGCGGCACTTGGGCTGGTTCATTGTTGGGGCGTCGATCTTCGCGTCCAATATCGGCTCGGAGCACCTGGTCGGGTTAGCTGGTTCGGGCGCCACTGACGGGGTGGCGATGGCGCACTATGAGCTCCACGCCTGGTGCCTGTTGGTGCTGGCCTGGGTAATGGTGCCGTTCTACATGCGCTCCCGCGTCTTTACCATGCCCGAATTCTTGGAGCGGCGCTACTCATCCTCAGCACGGACGATCCTTTCGGCAATTTCGCTGATCGCCTACGTCTTGACGAAAATTGCCGTCGGCATCTTCGCCGGAGGTATCGTGTTCAGCGTCCTCCTGCCCGAAGTGCATTTCATGGGCATGGACAGTTTCTGGGTCGGTGCGATCCTGGTCATCGTGCTCACCGGCATCTACACGATTCTCGGCGGCTTGCGCGCCGTGGCCTACACGGAGGCGCTGCAAACGATAGTCTTGGTGGTTGGCTCCATTCTCGTCACCCTCTTTGGCCTGCATGCCCTGGGCGGCTGGGAGACATTGCGCGCAGTTGCAGGGTCAGAGATGTTCAATCTCTGGAAGCCGCTGGTGCCCCGCGGGGTGGAAGGCACCTGGGCCCCGGTGATGGAAGGCGGGCGCATGGCCTGGTACTTCAACGACAACTATCCTTGGATAGGGATGCTCTTCTGCGCGCCCATTATTGGCCTGTGGTATTGGACGACCGACCAGTACATCGTGCAGAGGGCGCTGGGAGCGCCAAACGAAACGCAAGCCCGTCGCGGCGCTATCTGTGCCGGGTTCTTCAAGCTCCTGCCAGTTTTCATCTTCATCATTCCGGGCATGATTGTCTACGCGCTGGCGGTGAGCGGCAAGATTGCTGTCCTGCAGGCGCAGTTGATTGGCGAACACGGGGAGATCGTGCGCGAAAATGCCCAGAAAGCCTTCCCGCTGCTGGTCGCTCATGTGCTCCCCGCGGGGGCCAGAGGAATTGTCGTTGCCGGCCTACTAGCAGCGCTGATGAGCTCCCTGGCCGGTGTGTTCAATGCCTCTGCCACTCTGTTCACCATTGACTTCTACTCCCGTTGCCGCCCGGACGCCAGTCAAAGGCACCTGGTGTGGATCGGGAGAATGGCGACCACCGTCATGGTCATCATCGGCCTGTTGTGGATTCCGGTGATCCGCGGTGGCAAAGGACTGTACGACTACCTGCAGGGTGTGCAGTCCTACCTCGCCCCGCCCATCTTCGTGGTCTTTTTCATGGGAGTGTTCTGGAAGCGGATGAACGCCAGGGGGTGTGTCACCGCCCTTACCACCGGATTCGCGTTGGGGCTGTTCAGATTGGCCGTCGACACGCCAGTGAAGTTGTTCCACGTGCAATATGCACCAGGCTCTTTCCTGTGGATTATCAACCACATCTACTTCCAGTATTACAGCCTGTTCATCACCCTGGTGACCGTCGGCGTGATGATTTTAGCCAGCTACACGGCTGCGGAGCCGCCATACGAGAGGCTGACCGGCTTGACTTTCGCGACCACCACCGACGAACAGCGCCGCGCCTCCCGGGCCAGTTGGTCAAGGGGCGATGTCGTCGCCTCGGTGCTGCTGGTTCTTTTCATCGTGATGGCATACATCTATTTCTCAGGATAA
- a CDS encoding glycerol-3-phosphate dehydrogenase/oxidase — protein MKRDLNALAATEFDILIIGGGIYGATVAWEAALRGLSVALVERGDFASGTSASSLKIIHGGLRYLQHLDIKRVRESVRERCILLAIAPHLVHPLPCVMPTYGHLMKGKEVMRLGLLANDLFSFDRNRLADPDKWIPAGRVISRKQVLELLPGIDPAGVTGGACWTDAQMYNSERMTLAFLLSAASQGAQLANYVEAVWLASDKGVVRGVHARDVLSGDTLDVRARLVVNAAGGWANELLAASGLPPVPFQLSTAMNIIVRKRLLNGYAAGVYGNFTYPTPGGRTHAGRHVLFMAPWRGYTIIGTFHRPYLDGKVRLQATEQELEQFLTEVNSAYPGGAISRDDIVFVHKGFLPMDGVTGKTGEVQLTKHYRLVDHARLGGPEGLLTVIGVKYTTARDVAEKTVNLAAKKLGKAKDGGRSRTTPLVGGHIPRFSSFLEDAVAHASGGLSPSLVRHLVMNYGSDCARLLAYGQESAELLSPFPGSQVLGAEVVHAAREEMACKLSDAVLRRTELGSAEYPGDEAVKGCARLMAKELGWPARRAEREVEDMKRGYPMPHAVP, from the coding sequence ATGAAAAGGGACCTGAACGCTTTAGCAGCGACTGAATTCGACATACTGATTATCGGCGGGGGTATCTACGGCGCGACGGTGGCATGGGAAGCCGCGCTGCGCGGCCTGTCGGTGGCCCTCGTCGAGCGCGGCGACTTTGCCTCCGGCACCTCTGCGAGCAGCCTGAAAATCATCCACGGCGGGCTGCGCTACCTCCAGCACCTGGACATCAAGCGCGTGCGGGAGTCAGTGCGGGAGCGCTGCATCCTTCTGGCCATTGCTCCGCATTTAGTCCACCCGCTGCCGTGCGTCATGCCCACCTATGGCCATTTGATGAAAGGTAAGGAGGTCATGCGTCTCGGCCTGCTGGCCAATGACCTCTTCAGTTTTGACCGCAATCGTTTAGCCGACCCCGACAAATGGATTCCCGCCGGCCGGGTCATCTCGCGCAAGCAGGTTCTCGAGCTTCTCCCAGGGATCGACCCCGCAGGGGTGACCGGTGGCGCCTGCTGGACGGACGCACAAATGTACAACTCGGAGCGGATGACTTTGGCTTTCCTGCTCTCGGCGGCCAGCCAAGGGGCCCAGCTGGCCAATTATGTGGAAGCGGTGTGGCTGGCCTCAGACAAAGGAGTGGTGAGGGGGGTGCATGCCCGCGACGTGCTGTCCGGCGACACACTCGACGTGCGCGCCAGGCTGGTGGTCAACGCCGCTGGTGGGTGGGCAAATGAACTTCTTGCCGCGAGCGGATTGCCACCCGTGCCATTTCAGCTTTCCACCGCCATGAACATCATCGTGCGCAAGCGGCTGCTCAACGGCTATGCGGCCGGGGTGTACGGCAACTTCACCTATCCAACGCCAGGCGGCCGTACCCATGCCGGTCGGCACGTGCTGTTCATGGCGCCCTGGCGGGGCTACACCATCATCGGTACTTTCCACCGCCCTTACCTGGACGGCAAAGTCCGCTTGCAAGCGACCGAGCAGGAGCTAGAGCAATTCCTCACGGAGGTCAACAGCGCTTATCCGGGGGGCGCGATCAGCAGAGACGACATCGTTTTTGTGCACAAGGGCTTCCTGCCGATGGACGGCGTCACTGGCAAGACGGGCGAGGTGCAGCTCACCAAGCACTATCGCCTCGTCGACCACGCGCGTCTGGGCGGTCCGGAAGGGCTGCTCACCGTCATCGGCGTCAAGTACACCACCGCGCGCGATGTGGCAGAAAAGACAGTGAACCTCGCCGCGAAAAAGCTCGGGAAGGCAAAGGATGGGGGTCGCTCCCGCACCACGCCCCTCGTGGGCGGGCACATTCCCCGCTTCTCCTCCTTTCTTGAGGACGCAGTTGCGCATGCCTCTGGCGGGCTGAGTCCTTCTTTGGTGCGTCACCTGGTAATGAACTACGGCTCCGACTGTGCCCGCCTCCTCGCCTATGGGCAGGAGAGCGCCGAGCTGCTTTCGCCTTTTCCCGGCTCGCAGGTGCTCGGCGCGGAGGTCGTGCACGCCGCCAGGGAGGAGATGGCCTGTAAGCTGTCGGATGCGGTGCTGCGCCGCACCGAGTTGGGCAGCGCCGAGTACCCTGGCGATGAGGCCGTGAAGGGCTGTGCCCGGCTCATGGCGAAAGAGTTAGGCTGGCCGGCAAGGCGTGCCGAGAGAGAGGTCGAGGACATGAAGCGCGGCTACCCCATGCCGCATGCGGTCCCTTAG
- a CDS encoding glycosyltransferase family 4 protein, translating into MARILMLLPQPFFEPRGTSFSSLHRLRTLAYMGHQVDLLTYPFGRDISYPNVRIVRIPRLPCIREARVGPSREKLFLDMVWMIPYSVRMLLRRRYDLIHTHEEACFWGAVLARWRGIPHLYDMHSSLPQQLLNFKFTTSGLALGLFRWAEKKTLRNADGVIAICPELAAHAKSIAPHTPITVIENVLELDPPPGARPLTPETLRERYHLQGHKVVLYTGTFEPYQGIDLLIRAAPEVIRQEPRAIFLLVGGRSDQVAYYRHLAEQQGVADSCVFVGAVAPERIKDFYGVAHVLVSPRFEGTNTPLKIYSYLRSGVPIVATDHITHTQVLSREVAVLTGIEPSALAQGIVRILVDPALARRLVAAAQRLAEERYSPVVYRAKLRALVEQVIDRRPKQPREKTDS; encoded by the coding sequence GTGGCGAGAATCCTGATGCTTTTGCCCCAGCCCTTCTTTGAACCACGTGGGACGTCCTTTAGCTCCTTGCATCGACTACGCACTTTGGCGTACATGGGGCACCAGGTTGACCTCCTCACTTACCCTTTTGGACGTGACATCTCCTACCCCAACGTGCGCATCGTGCGCATCCCGCGACTGCCGTGCATTCGCGAGGCGCGCGTGGGGCCATCCAGGGAGAAGCTGTTCCTGGACATGGTGTGGATGATCCCCTATTCGGTGCGGATGCTGCTGCGCAGGCGCTATGACCTCATCCATACCCACGAAGAAGCTTGCTTTTGGGGCGCGGTGCTGGCACGCTGGCGGGGAATTCCCCACCTGTACGACATGCACTCCAGCCTGCCGCAGCAGCTGCTCAACTTCAAGTTCACCACCTCCGGGCTGGCTTTGGGCCTGTTCCGCTGGGCGGAGAAGAAGACCCTTCGCAACGCCGACGGCGTGATTGCCATCTGTCCGGAATTAGCGGCCCACGCCAAGAGCATCGCCCCGCACACGCCGATCACAGTCATTGAAAACGTGCTGGAGTTGGACCCTCCGCCGGGCGCTCGTCCGCTCACCCCCGAGACCCTCCGCGAGCGATATCACCTGCAGGGCCACAAGGTGGTGCTCTACACCGGCACCTTCGAGCCTTACCAGGGCATCGACCTTCTTATTCGCGCGGCCCCCGAGGTGATTCGACAAGAGCCAAGGGCGATCTTCTTGCTCGTGGGGGGCAGGTCAGACCAGGTGGCGTACTATCGGCATTTGGCGGAGCAGCAAGGGGTGGCCGACTCCTGCGTCTTTGTGGGGGCGGTGGCACCGGAGCGCATCAAGGACTTTTACGGAGTGGCCCACGTGTTGGTCAGTCCTCGATTTGAGGGCACCAATACGCCGCTGAAAATCTACTCGTATCTCCGCTCCGGTGTGCCCATCGTAGCAACCGACCACATCACGCACACGCAGGTGCTGAGCCGCGAGGTCGCCGTGCTCACCGGCATCGAGCCATCGGCGCTGGCGCAAGGGATTGTGCGCATACTGGTTGACCCTGCGCTGGCGCGGCGGCTGGTGGCCGCTGCTCAACGGTTAGCCGAGGAGAGGTACAGCCCCGTAGTCTACCGCGCCAAGCTGCGGGCGCTCGTGGAGCAGGTCATCGACAGGCGCCCGAAGCAGCCGCGGGAAAAGACTGACTCATGA
- a CDS encoding tetratricopeptide repeat protein — MTTPSHIAQDIIRELEPVLARHPDSMRFARLADAYIAIGRPDKAVELCEQGLRHHPRYVTGKIVLAKALLAQGEHTKALHTLKSLLDLDPRHPLGWKYYGDLQKSLGKEEAAERSYSELLAIDALNEDVRAMLNALRQQRLAPPPEEAPSPPRAVAGEAAAEPALAEAVEDRFSYILDDIFSEEEGAAPTIENEEQTPGPTADLQDIFWPEPEPGPVETAPVPAPPPPPPPVEEEAEPLAEELFEAQEETAPPPPQPEAPKPVAEPAREAPKAEEERMVTPTLGEIYAAQGQYAKAMSVFTILARKHPDNPRFRQRIEELQRKLEESTGREQEEPL, encoded by the coding sequence ATGACCACACCTTCGCACATTGCGCAAGACATCATTCGCGAGCTGGAGCCGGTACTGGCCCGCCATCCGGACTCTATGCGCTTTGCTCGTCTGGCGGACGCGTACATTGCCATAGGCCGCCCGGACAAGGCGGTGGAGCTGTGCGAACAAGGGCTGAGGCACCACCCTCGCTACGTGACAGGCAAGATAGTGCTGGCCAAGGCTTTGCTGGCGCAGGGTGAGCACACCAAGGCCCTGCACACGCTAAAGTCGCTCCTGGACCTGGACCCGCGCCATCCCCTGGGCTGGAAGTATTACGGCGATCTGCAAAAGAGCTTAGGAAAGGAGGAAGCCGCCGAGCGCAGCTACAGTGAACTGCTGGCCATAGATGCGCTGAACGAGGACGTGCGGGCTATGCTGAACGCCTTGCGCCAGCAGCGGTTGGCGCCCCCGCCTGAGGAGGCCCCTTCTCCGCCCAGGGCTGTGGCAGGAGAGGCGGCGGCAGAACCTGCACTCGCCGAAGCTGTCGAGGACCGCTTCTCGTACATTCTTGACGACATCTTTAGCGAGGAGGAAGGCGCGGCACCAACCATAGAAAATGAAGAGCAGACTCCTGGGCCGACTGCAGACTTGCAGGACATCTTCTGGCCGGAGCCGGAGCCAGGACCGGTGGAAACGGCTCCGGTGCCCGCTCCACCTCCACCGCCGCCTCCCGTCGAGGAGGAAGCAGAGCCGTTGGCCGAGGAACTGTTCGAGGCCCAAGAGGAGACAGCCCCGCCGCCACCGCAGCCTGAGGCGCCTAAACCAGTGGCGGAGCCCGCCCGTGAGGCTCCGAAAGCAGAGGAGGAGCGCATGGTCACCCCGACTTTGGGGGAGATCTACGCCGCGCAAGGGCAATACGCAAAGGCCATGAGCGTGTTCACCATCCTGGCGCGCAAACATCCAGACAACCCCCGTTTCCGGCAGCGGATCGAAGAGCTCCAGCGCAAACTGGAAGAATCCACCGGCAGGGAGCAAGAAGAACCTTTGTAG
- the lptE gene encoding LPS assembly lipoprotein LptE translates to MACRPLRLVLLLSATSLLCSCGYYSFSPGSASHIKTVAIPVFDDRTAEFGIREQLTEALVQEFTRDNTLRIAERHSADSVLEGVIVSVDDRAGPYDKQEMVQELKVYITVDVRYFDLKKSQEVWKDRLTQWGAYDPKAGGTSARQEGINEAIRRLVTEILNRTVSGW, encoded by the coding sequence ATGGCCTGTAGACCTTTACGCCTCGTCTTGCTCTTGTCGGCCACCTCGTTGCTGTGCTCGTGTGGCTACTATTCATTCTCGCCGGGGAGCGCCTCGCACATCAAGACGGTGGCTATCCCGGTGTTTGACGACCGCACCGCCGAGTTTGGCATCCGCGAGCAGCTCACCGAGGCGCTGGTGCAGGAGTTCACCCGCGACAACACGCTGCGCATCGCCGAGCGGCACAGCGCCGACTCTGTGCTTGAAGGTGTCATCGTGTCGGTGGATGACCGTGCCGGACCTTATGACAAGCAGGAGATGGTGCAGGAACTCAAGGTCTATATCACCGTGGACGTCCGCTACTTCGATCTGAAGAAGAGCCAGGAGGTCTGGAAAGACCGCCTCACGCAGTGGGGCGCCTACGACCCTAAGGCCGGCGGCACCAGCGCTCGGCAGGAAGGGATCAACGAGGCAATCCGCAGGCTGGTCACCGAGATCCTCAACCGCACGGTGTCCGGATGGTAG
- a CDS encoding sigma-54 dependent transcriptional regulator → MSDQPQKTTSWLQEEGFIATSEAMQRVLRAVEQVAPTDISVLITGESGTGKELIAKAIHAGSLRRERPLVVVNCGAIPEGILESELFGHEKGSFTGAIGTRKGYFEIADAGTIFLDEIGEMPLATQVKILRVLEYKEFMRVGGSTTVRVDVRVIAATNKELEAEVKKGTFRQDLLFRLNAVTIQVPPLRERREDIRPLVDLFARRFCRENHIEFEGFTESAYHLLENYTWPGNVRQLKNLVESIIVLEKGKRIDERVLARHLRPASEGERSLPVRVGKTVEQVEREFIYRALLELRDEIAELRRLIYDGLIAPRGLMPWRATQPEPVVDVAVDEPREAPVHALRDSEREAIRKALQAANNNRRQAAKLLGISERTIYRKIKQYGL, encoded by the coding sequence GTGAGCGACCAACCGCAGAAGACCACCAGCTGGCTGCAAGAGGAAGGCTTTATCGCCACCTCTGAGGCGATGCAGCGTGTCCTGCGCGCGGTGGAGCAGGTGGCCCCCACCGACATCTCGGTGCTCATTACCGGTGAAAGCGGCACTGGCAAGGAGCTCATTGCCAAAGCCATCCATGCCGGCAGCCTGCGCAGAGAACGCCCGCTGGTGGTGGTCAACTGCGGGGCAATCCCCGAGGGCATATTGGAGTCAGAGCTCTTTGGGCACGAGAAGGGTTCGTTCACCGGCGCCATCGGCACGAGAAAGGGGTACTTTGAAATTGCCGACGCCGGCACCATCTTCCTTGACGAAATCGGCGAGATGCCGCTGGCGACCCAGGTCAAGATTCTGCGCGTGTTGGAGTACAAGGAGTTCATGCGCGTCGGGGGCAGTACCACGGTGCGCGTCGACGTGCGCGTGATCGCGGCCACCAACAAGGAGTTAGAGGCAGAGGTCAAGAAGGGCACCTTCAGGCAGGACCTCTTGTTCCGCCTTAACGCCGTTACCATTCAGGTGCCGCCTTTGCGCGAGCGACGCGAGGACATTCGTCCGCTGGTAGACCTCTTTGCGCGGCGCTTCTGCCGCGAGAACCATATCGAGTTCGAAGGCTTTACCGAGTCGGCTTACCACCTGCTGGAGAACTACACCTGGCCGGGAAACGTCCGCCAGCTCAAGAACCTGGTGGAGAGCATCATTGTCCTGGAAAAAGGCAAGAGGATCGATGAGCGCGTGCTTGCCCGCCATCTGCGGCCGGCAAGCGAAGGCGAGCGCAGCCTGCCGGTGCGCGTGGGCAAGACGGTGGAGCAGGTAGAGCGCGAGTTCATCTACCGCGCCTTGTTGGAACTGCGCGATGAGATTGCCGAGCTGCGCCGCCTCATCTACGACGGTCTGATCGCCCCCCGTGGCCTGATGCCGTGGCGGGCGACACAGCCAGAGCCAGTGGTGGACGTCGCCGTGGACGAGCCGCGCGAAGCTCCTGTACACGCGCTGCGCGACAGCGAGCGCGAGGCCATTCGCAAGGCGCTGCAGGCGGCCAACAACAACCGCCGCCAGGCGGCCAAACTCTTGGGCATTTCGGAGCGCACCATCTACCGGAAGATCAAGCAGTATGGCCTGTAG
- a CDS encoding NAD-dependent epimerase/dehydratase family protein — MRILVTGGAGFIGSHVVDAYIAEGHEVTVVDNLSTGRRENINPKARFWQVDIREAQLGAVFAEGHFDLVNHHAAQMDVRRSVDDPIYDAQVNVLGTINLLQSCKRHGVRAFIFASTGGAVYGEQQTFPADEEHPTWPACPYGITKLACEKYIHFYATTYGMRYCILRYANVYGPRQNPFGEAGVVAIFTSRLLAGKEAVIHGDGKQTRDYVYVGDVVRANLLALRSSANSYVNIGTGIETDVNTIFAKLNALCGARQKEVHDAPKEGEQRRSVLNVAKAKVILGWEPEVSLDDGLARTVAWFRAQAEG, encoded by the coding sequence ATGAGGATACTGGTAACCGGAGGCGCAGGTTTCATCGGCAGTCACGTAGTTGATGCGTACATTGCTGAGGGACATGAGGTCACCGTGGTGGACAACCTCTCCACTGGGCGCCGCGAGAACATCAACCCGAAGGCGCGCTTCTGGCAAGTGGACATTCGGGAAGCGCAGCTTGGCGCCGTTTTCGCAGAAGGGCACTTCGACCTGGTGAACCACCACGCGGCGCAAATGGACGTGCGCCGCTCGGTAGATGACCCCATCTACGACGCGCAGGTGAACGTGTTGGGCACCATCAACCTCCTGCAGAGTTGCAAGCGGCACGGCGTGCGGGCTTTCATCTTCGCTTCCACCGGGGGGGCCGTCTACGGCGAGCAGCAGACCTTCCCTGCGGACGAAGAGCATCCCACCTGGCCGGCTTGTCCCTACGGCATCACTAAATTGGCCTGCGAGAAGTACATCCACTTCTACGCCACCACCTATGGCATGCGCTACTGCATCCTCAGGTATGCCAACGTGTACGGGCCGCGCCAGAACCCCTTTGGCGAAGCAGGGGTAGTCGCCATCTTCACCAGCCGCCTGCTGGCCGGCAAGGAAGCGGTCATCCATGGAGACGGCAAACAGACGCGGGACTATGTGTACGTGGGCGATGTGGTGCGCGCCAACCTGCTCGCTTTGCGGAGTTCGGCAAACAGTTACGTGAACATTGGCACCGGCATCGAGACCGACGTCAACACCATTTTCGCCAAGCTCAATGCGCTGTGTGGGGCGCGGCAAAAGGAGGTGCACGATGCCCCGAAAGAGGGGGAACAACGACGCAGCGTGCTCAATGTCGCCAAGGCAAAGGTGATCTTGGGCTGGGAGCCAGAGGTCAGCCTGGACGATGGACTGGCGCGGACGGTGGCGTGGTTCCGGGCGCAGGCAGAGGGGTGA